ATTTACCCATCAGAGACACTGAGACAGTCTTTCCTCGGTTCCCGCAAAGGACGCTCCACACTGTCACTCAACAAGAGTGTTTCCACCAATAACATTGCAGGGTAAAGAATCTGATCACCAATCACAGACATGAACAAAGTGTGTTaattatgttcatttttgtgtgttgtattaAGAGGAAAGACTATTTCTCTATTAGAGCGTTCgaattaaattcataaagtttTTGTAATGACGGAGTGACGTCCTGTGAGTTAACTTAAATAATTCACTGATGAAAGGTCACTAAACACAATGTCTTTGTGGCTCTCAACAATTTTCGGCAGCAGCATCTCTGTAGCAAACATGtaggtttttctttttcaaaaacaccaTTGTTACCATCTTGCTACAATGAAATGCCACTTAGCTTTTCAGTTGTGATGTAATTTTATTGATATAAGGATactacacccaaaaatgaaaattctgtcattaattactcaacctcatgtcattccaaacccgtaagaccttcgctcatcttcagaacacaaattaagatatttttaatgaaatctgtgagctttctgaccctctatagacagcaacacaactaccacgttcaaggcccattGAAATTTCCTCAAATATACCACAAAGAATTTTAAGACTCCCTAGGTGCTACCTTTGCTGCTTGGCCACTAattctatgaaatattttttagaatgtcTTTTTTTACCATAATGTACATTGTTACATGAgagttatgtttttacaactaCTCTACAAAGTCCTCATGCTTGCTTGTTTTTGATTTTTCTAACAGAAGTCTAAATGATGACTCTCCTGTTGGACTGAGGCGGATTCTGTCTCACTCCACAGACTCTCTGAACTTCAGGAACAGAGCCATGTCCATAGAATCCCTTAACGATGAAGGTACAACTCAAGACATtcacaaaacagaatgaaaatggGAAGGCATATATAAAGTTTGCTGTTCTCACAAACATTCTACAGGAGAAATGTATTATGCATCAATGTTGGAAGAACTGGAGAAGGATGGGAAGGATTTTGAGGCAGATTCCTGGAGTCTGGCTGTGGACACTTCTTATCTACAGTCTCAACGCAAAGACATCATCAAGAGACAAGACGTCATATATGGTGAgacttcttttatttttcaggcCTTTTTAATGTCATTGACCTTTGGACACATTTATACTGTCATCTAGTTTTGGGATGGATCTTATGTTGTTACATGCATGCAAACTTCAAAAACACCTATGAGAATAGATGTTTGCTATCTGTTTGGGTCGTTTAGTAAAGCATATCTAAATGCAGTCCACACCTGATCAAATCTTGAACACTTATATCTGATTCTCCTCTCAATTTTCTCTGCATTTCACAACACCTCAGTTGTTGATTGCATGGGAATTTCTACATGTGAATAATGAAGGGAGTATGCATGTGTCACCAATAAGTGTGTGGGcgattaatattatattatttgatatagTTATTTACTTGCACAGTTGCACAACATGTGAagtgatacatttacattttacatttattaatttagcagacgcttttatccaaagcaacttacaattggggaatacatcaagtgattcatcttaaagaggtaaatagacacaggaagtgctaGTATACCAAGTTTCAAGCATTGTTCAAATACAAGCTAGACAGAGAAAGATGATATATATTAGGATGAAGATGATAGTGACAAAAGAGGTGAGTTTTCACCTGTTGCCTGAAAAATGTCAGGGaatcagcattccggataggggttggaagatcattccaccagccaggaatggtaaacaaaaatgttctggaaagtgattttgtgcctctttgtgatggtaccacgaggagTCGCTCCctagcagatctcagacttctggagggacTGTAGATTCGTAGGAGTGAGTTGAAGTAGGCAAATGCTGAGCCTGAGGCTGTTCTATATTGcaagcatcagtgtcttgaacttgatgcgagccaaAACTGACAGCCAGTgcagggagataaagagaggttaacatgggctcttttgggcttaTTACAGACCAGCCGGgccactgcattctgaatcatttgtaaaggtttgacTGTGCATGATGGAAGTctagccagaagagcattgcagtagtctagCCTAGAAaagacaagggcctggacaagaagttgtgcagcatgctctgttaggaagggcctgatctttctgatgttgtgctatgcaaacctgcaagatctagcagtttttaaatgtggtctttgaaagtcAGGTGGTCATCAAAAATTACACCAATATTTATATAAGAGATAGAGCTATGTGTCATCAggatagcaatggtaggagaaaccatgtgtctgtatgatgggtcccagtgatgtagtgtatatggagaagaggaggggtccaagaactgatccctgaggaaccccagtgaccagttggtgtgctttggatacctccccacCCCAGgtcaccctgaaagacctaccagtgagataggattcaaaccagcgaagtggattCCCTGTGATGAgagggtggacaggaggatctgatgattcactgtgtcaaaagcagcagatagatccagcaaaataagaactgatgatttgaagtcagcttttgcaatccgcagggctacagtgactgacagtagcacagtctcagttgaatggccactcctgaagcCTGACTGGTTAGGACCAAGCTGGATGTTCTGTGTAAGAAATAATGATAACGGGTTAAAAACAACTTGTTTGAGTGTTTTTGCTATGGGGTTAAAAACAACTTGTTTGAGTGTTTTTGCTATTAATGTAGGTTTtctgagcagtggggttacctgaGTGAATGCAGGGGAGGTAAAGTGCTGTGAGAAGGATGTGTGAGGGGATGTGGTCTGGTGGGCAGTGTAGGGGAGGATTGCTTGGAGAGGGTGTGAGAAGGGGATTACTCTAGTGGccatgttgtaggatggctggGGACAGTTTTGATagtgatacttctgcctcagtgaggggacagaaggagaagggGGAAGTTTTAGGTGTGGATGCGGTTGGTTTgagtttgcgtgtgtgtgtggagctgaatgattgttattgttttttctgtttttgtttttgagtaatcatcagctgttatagaTGTGGTGGAGGGGTACAGAGaagagaatttaatgttttgaagagGTTACGTGTGTCTGTAgcactgttgatcttgttgtgaaaatatgaagatttggcagtatggaaTTGAGCAGAGAAAGaggaaagcaaagactgatacaaaCTCAGGTCAGACAGATCTTTTGATTTgtgccattttctctctgctgccctgagtttggaaAGATGCTCACAAAGAACATTGGATAACCAGGGATAAGAAGGGGTAGCCCGTGTTGGCCTGAAGGAGAGAGAACATATATTGTCTAGACAAGAAGTTAAAGTGGAGCATAAATTGTCAGTTGCTGCATTAAcgtccagagatgagaaatgggtaggtgagggaagagaggaaaACACTACAGAGGAAATATAGGAGGGTGAAAGGGAGTGCAGATTTAATCTAATAGTAACAGGTATTGGTGGTATAGaggggttggtggcacacaggtaggAAGATGTAggttaaatgtaatgaagaaatggtcagagatGTGTGGGGGTTTTACCAAAATGTTGTCTGCAGTAcaattgtgtgtgtaaattaagtcaagttggttgcctCATTTGTGAGTGCTTGTAGTGGTGAGGTGTTTGATATCAAATGAAGCTAGGAGTGAATAGAAGTCTGCagcataaggcttgtccagatgaatgtcAAAGTAGCCAAAGACTAAACGTTGACTGCTATCCTCCGGGAATGAGGACAGCAGACCATCCAGTTCTTCTAGGAAGGTGCCCAGTTGCCCAGGAGGCTGGTAAATTACCACAACATGGAGTTTTATAGGAACTGTTACAGTAATCGcatgagattcaaatgagttataattgCAGAGGGGAGAGTGGGTTAAGTATTTCTAATTGTCAGAAATGAGCAGATGAGTGCCCCCACCCCTCCCAGCCTGACAAGGGGTATGAGAGAAATAGAAGTTGTTAGACAGAGCAGCTGGGGTTGTTGATTCTTCTGGATGAATCCAGGTATCAGTCAAGCCCCAAGATGCAAAGTGTAGATtgcaaagaaaaagcagaaattaaGCCATTACTCTAATtacaaataaagtgcaatcaaacatacaaattacaatgaaaaatagcAGCAGAAATAGCTAGAGAACAAAATAAATCTTCTTAGCAGcaagtaacaatttaaacaacagaTGCAGAAACAAAGTATTAGGCAAACACTCATGGCTGCTCTGCTGACTGATCACTTCTCCTGATCTACTGGGAAAATAAGTTTTGGCTTTGGTGAAGTGTTAAGGTCTATTCAcattgaatgtaaaataaaaaatgctggaaGAATTGAATCAGAAAGGTGAGAAAACAATGTTGACTCTCCATGTCAGTGTTTTCCAACCTTTGTCCTGGGTCATCCCCAACTATATACcttctctcttatctgacacattCAAGATATTTAAGGTCTCTGTTTACAAGCTGGTGAGTTAAATCGTATGACTAAAAACAGACAAGACAAGAAAAAACATTCTCAaaatattggatctgtgcatAATTCTTAGTGTAGATGCATCCTTTGTACAATCAGGTATTTTGTACTGTAATGTCTGTGATTTTTGATAAATCAATGCATCTGTGTTTTTCAGAGCTGATTCAGACAGAGCTGAACCACATGCGTACGCTGCGGATCATGGAGGGGGTGTTTCGCAGAGGAATGCTGGAAGAGGTGTTGATGGAGTTGGGTGTGGTTCACGCCATCTTTCCGTGCTTAGATCAGCTGCTGTCTATTCACTCCAATTTCCTGAGCCAACTACTGCAGAGAAGAAACAATAGCCTGGCACCCAGCAGCACCCGGAactttaccattcaaaagctgggggATATTCTGGTGGAGCAGGTGAACTAATCCTATAGTTATCCTATGTTGTTAATAATTATTTGGCCAAAAAGCACATCGCTCCTGCGGCACTCTTTGAGGATTGCCGAATAGAACTGTCAATTTTAAACTGACTAGTTCAAATTAAAGAACAGATGTCTTAAGCCTGGAATTTCCTGCCAATTTCCAACCGAGAAGATTTTCGTTTAGGCTGGACTTTTTTGAAATTTTTCAACCGATCATATCACCCTGTCATGGACTGGTCAGTGCCTGATGGGAAAAATCCCGAAGAGGTGCTATCTACTCACCCTGTGGTCTGGGTCAGCTCCCCAGTgtgtgatggggacactatactgtaaaaaaagcCACCTTTGGATGAGATGTTACCGAGCTGGTGTGTGGACACTAAAAATCCCAGGGTCTTTCGAAAAGGGTGGAGATGTGCACGGCATGGCAAAATTcgccattggcctctgaccatcatggcatAACATCCCCATATATCTATTGGTGGCTTCATCACTGTCTCCTCTGCACACTGGTGTGTGGTGGGACGAGCGCACTATGGCTgccatcgcatcatccaggtggctgctgcacactggtggtggacgaGGAGACTCCCCCTCACAATGTAGAGCGCTTTCAGTGATTAGAACAGCAGGAAAGCcctatataaatgtaaagaatcattactattattattattattacattttcttggCTTCAGTTCTCAGGTAAGAATGCAGAAGAGATGAGGAAATGCTATGTTGAATTCTGCAGTCGACACCTGAAAGCTGTGAAACTCTATAAGGAGCTGCTGGCCCGCGATAAGAGGTTCCAGCAGTTCATACGGGTGAGGATACAGCCAGAAAAAGACATGCTTGTCAGCATaggtttcagttattttttttttttgttaattacctagaatgttttaataaaattattttttaatatttgttttactgtcAAGCGGGTAAGCAGAGGTTCTTTACTGCGTCGCCATGGTGTCCAAGAGTGCATCTTACTCGTCACTCAACGCATCACGAAATACCCTGTACTTATCAAGCGCATACTAGACAACACTAAAGGTGAGACTATACTCTGACATGTACTCCAATATTACAGCCAGTCCTTGTTTAATCATGTAAAACTATAGTCTGGCCAAACTGAATTTTTGTTTTGCACTGCATGGTTTTGTTTAATGTGCAATTATGGACAGCTTTGTCAtactttttttgaattattatgaaattaaaccacaccatgttAATTTGTCTGGCCAGTTAATTCCTCTTTCCccatttctgtcacagatggacttttggttccttgccactgtttgCCTCTGGCTTTGTTATTTGGGTACACTTAATATTCAGCAATATTGTTGAATTGACTATACAGATGATATGGAACTTTATATTTGCAAGaattaattaatgacattttatacctttattagttgttttttttatttaaaacaaatcacacagtagctacagtacatttacatgcacccaaataatctcTTAGTAACTGGATCAATGGCTCATTCagattgaaaagccttcatgAAACACCTGAATCGATCCAACTGAACTTGATTGAAATTTCGATCAGATTGAAAGACCTGAAATAATCTGATAAATAGGAAACAACTAAGCTTGATTATGACTATCttctaaattaaattcaaaaatacCTTGTATCTTGTTTAGTGTCGTGACGCATATGTTTACTAGAGCCATTTTATTATAAGATTTCTGTTTACAGATGTTTAACTTCTTATGAACGTGCATGTTTATTTACATCTTACAAACTGGTCAGTGAGGagactgtatatttaatcaatatttgcTATTAAAAACTTTCATAACATTTGTCAGCTTTCCTTTTAGGCATGTCATCAAGGCAAAAAGAACAATTATGCTGCGCTGATGTTTTCTTCTAAATACATACATGgacatgcaaacaaaaatgtcaaTCATATTGCAAAGTTTAGGGTTTATGTAAGCAGAGCCTTGAGAATTTAAAATCAGAATTAATTCATTCGGATTGATGAAAATGagtgcatataaataatatacctATTACCTAGCATGCCATCCTTTTATGTGGAACACTTCAGTTGAATTACTTCATGAAAATCAGCATCAACAGGTATTTTATGCGAAAGAGAAAGGGAGCCTAGTGCTCATCAACCACCTAGTTCCAGGAAACAGCCCTGGGTCAGATATGATTCCCTTACTCTGATATGAGGTGATCTGAGCacagattttatttgatttcacaGGTAATGAAGAAGAGAGTAAATCTCTGGCTGACTCTCTGACGCTGATCCGGGAGCTGCTGTGTTCCGTGGACCAGCAGGTTCAAGAGTTAGAGCGAGCACAGCGTTTGCAGGAGATCCAGTCTCGTCTGGACCCACGAGCTGAGACGAAAGTTAAGGGTGGAGGAGTGTTTGGTGGAGGAGAGCTGCTGCGCCGTAGACTCATTCACGAGGGAGCACTGCTCTGGAAGACTGCTCAAGGCTCCAGACTCAAAGGTGccattagtgtttgtgtgtgtgtgtgtgtgtgtgtgtgtgtgtgtgtgtgtgtgtgtgtgtgtctgtgtgtgtgtgtgtgtgtgtgtgtgtgtgtgtgtgtgtgtgtgtgtgtgtgtgtgtgtgtgtgtgtgtgtgtgagtaagtgaaATAGTTGGTACATTTGTAGATTTATCAGTAACTTTGTGTTTTGTCTGAATAGATGTGCACGTTTTGTTGATGACAGACATCCTGGTGTTCATGCAGGAAAAAGACCAGAAGTATATTTTTCCCTGTCTGGTGAGTCACAGCGTACTGTTCTGTTGGCTGACTATCATTGGATTCACTTAGACTGTGTTCTCCATCATCCTACATCAAAATCAAACTGCCTAGACTGGAAAAATAATAGCTTGGGCgataaaataataacactaattATCGAGATATAATTCTCCTTGATAAAATGATAACaagagtttgataaatgttcgatattatgtttattatattattaatgtagacatattaaacatattaaaggagtaattttatatatttacagtatttttatgctATAGCagttatgcatttataataaatgtatttagatatatttttttgtacaaataacTAGAAACCATGTGGATACATTTTAACCAGGTATTGAGGAtttaactgtggttatcatgatctaaatgtatgctaccATGGAAgaccaatttttaattttaataaaactcaaacagtcagaataattaaatttcaccatataaaaatgagTTTGGTACCATTTTTACAGATGCTACTatttgtaataatgaacataaatttacatctgcatcctaactcaagctactactGTCAACTCAAACTACTgtcaaatgtgtaaaaaaaagtaatataactaATATTGCAGCTTGaactgcaaactgtgctgaacatataaatcattgaagtcagacaacacaaacctgtttcatgatttgaaacCATATCagtgcagaaactaagaaataattttttctattaagatgtttattttgttaaagtgcccctatcaTGGGTTATGAAAGGAACATATTTTGgatttgggagtccccaacaacaggctgacatgcatgcaaggtcaaaaacactttcattgtcttatgatatgcatttatttttaccttattgtaaaaatacactcaatgattcatttttccaaacctttCCTTTGCGTGACGAAATCTGTGGTGATTGGACCGATGGTGTGTTCACACCAGATGCAAAGCGCATATATACGCATCGCGTCACTCACTCAAGATTATTTGTGGGATGTTTTTCGTGTCACTCACGCAAATAAAAACAGTGCGATCAACCATGGTGGAGATGACTACAATCGCTGTTTTGTACCTGTTGTCAAAAAGTCCCAAATACAATGGAAAGCCAAACGCCGAAGTGTCTGAGTTAACAGCACCATCCAGAGGAGGATGAATAACGTTAGGATcctgtattaatgtgtgtgttactttttactactgtatatatacactgatataacttttacttttattattggtttctacaactttcacttgggagcaaaatctgcctttaaacttgaaagaaataaagatttgaaattattgtgataattatcgaCAATACAGTATCGactaatatgaaacattttatcacccagccctactttGGGCcaagtaaaaatactttaatttgttTCAGCcttttttctcaaattatttttatggattACTTTAAACCTTTCATTTTGACcgaatattaatcaaaaatatgtatttttacacaaagtaaaaagattatttattataaagaccaTAGACCATACTCAATCAATATATGTGCCAAAATGTTACTTAATGTACCTTTGTTactatttttttgggggggggggtggattaGCTACAATATGAAAGTAGAATTttcaaactaaaaacattttgttagtcaatgtttcatttagtttacttaCTCTAAATAAAGACAACTTTGAAAGACCTtagtgttcagtgtgatgtgcttttaaaatatgcatcatatttttttatgaactaCTATAAACTCACTTTTTTCAGTGCATATCTTTCTCTTTTCACAGGACAAACCGGCAGTATTGTGCCTTCAGAATTTGATTGTGAGAGATATAGCCAATCAGCAACGAGGAATGTTCCTCATCAGTCACTCCACACCTCCAGAGATGTACGAGCTCCACGCTGCCTCCAAAGACGACAGAAACAGTTGGATGAAACTCATTCAGCAGACAGTGAGCAAGTCAGAGTCAATTCACAATTCTTTGCCCCTACATCTCAATGCACCGCTAAAATATCTCCGCACAAGCAACACCAAACACTTCATCACTTCATCTCTGTATTTCTCTTATGCAGCTGTCCATCAAGAGAGGATTTCCCTCTGATTGAAACTGAGGACAAAGCTTTGCTACGGCGACTGAGAGGTTTGTATCAATATCTGTTGTCAAACCACATTAGCTTTgctcattgttttgttttgttttttcatttttgtattgtatCTTTCTCTCTCTAGCTGATATCCAGCAGAAGGATCGTGAAGTTTTGGAGCTGTTACAGGAGCGTGTGACATTGTTCTCTGATTTGGCCGAGGCCAGCGGAGGTCAGAATGTTAACGTTCCCACTAACTCCAGAAATATATTCAGAGCAGATACGCCCTACGCTCCCCAGGCGGAAAAGCTACTGAATGACGCCATTGTTGAGGGTAGGCAGAGGAGTGTACAGCATTATAGAGAATACTTAGTAATGAAGGACATTAactctttcttatttatttcaaaatgcagTGGACAGACTGAGTGAAGTGCTGTTGGGTTCCTGCATTGAGCGTTCACAGGCCTTCAGATTGAACGGTGAATCGACAGAGGTACAATTCACCTCTAAAACAACAGGTaccatatttgtatatatttaaaagtatataaaaatatacagataCTATTATTTCAGCATTACTGAAACAAGGTAAATAAAACTCTTATTAAGAGAAGTTTCAGAGACTCGTTTCATTCtgttacatttattcattcttaCACCAGTGGCGATTAGTTTTTAAGGATACATCTAATAAAATGTAGTGAAATTAAAACtaggaaaaaaacaataactatttaccacattctttgaaaacaaattttggttgcactttattttacagtatgtggacTTACATGTACTTAAAGTGTACTTACCGtacctaagaaagtactggttatataaggtaactacatggggtaggttCAGgattagtacctagttattacctagttattgttattactataataGTCCATAgaatgtacatgaggaacaggacggtaaaataaagtgctacccaaATTTTATATACTGTTGCttaaagtaaatagtaaatatatcaTGTTTTAAGAATATTCAGATAATTTCTACTGggaaataatatatgtattaggaccgatgatttattaaaaagtagTAACTAATTTATTGTAGGGTTTCTGTAATTTATCCTGATTAATCCAacctgttggaaactcagaagcgaagaccaggagactcttgggtaatcttcagcagcattctttattgagaacgctcCGCTCAgcgctacagtcatcaaaagtctaaccaaagcagtgatactttggagtttatatacatttcaagggggagggatacatagaggtggagacaatttaaacaaagcaagcaagTGGAATCAGGAAAGTGCCAGacactggcattttcccagccttgatctcatcagcataacattgtcatttaaatacagaggtgcctgacagtatcgcccataccttcacattatcatagaaacaaaggcacagctgtgccttgagtttatggtcaggaagagcaaacaaaaggtcaatgtctcagaaacctgggctgcttgacttgatcatctcagaatgtcatcctattaacctcaaaatgtaaaaacccaatgtacatactattacattggaacctagatttaacattttataaatttgtaatcccacagtccTCCCGTTGAGAGTTCTAATAACTCtcacataatacaaatttaaactttcataagTCCATTCTATGGCCTATGTTTCTTAACATAAGCCCCATCTTGCAGTCATGTAACTTGAAAAAGGTTACAGGCACATATAACTTATTCTGTGTCTTGTCCTAGATTTACTTAggtgtaatagttatttttagaacAATAACTGTGGACACATATGACATGGATGATAACATGTCGTGGAAACTACATGATGACACAGAAAACCATGTAGCATGAGAGTGGAAGTCTTGAAGTCCATGGTGCCCGAATAGCTGTGAAGTCTGTTTTCTGTAGTCCATTTCCCATGTAGATTCATGCAGATGATTCTTGGTCCTCATGAAGCTTGTTAATGGATG
This genomic stretch from Cyprinus carpio isolate SPL01 chromosome B16, ASM1834038v1, whole genome shotgun sequence harbors:
- the LOC109106344 gene encoding rho guanine nucleotide exchange factor 2-like isoform X1; translated protein: MSRVSDPLPKARQEKMKDINVKNKEKERKAREKETKERESRYSNGHLFTSLSVSATTLCSACNKSITAKEALSCPTCNVTIHNRCRDTLANCAKMKQKQQRLALVRNAATLPNVALRSKNPILKERPSSAIYPSETLRQSFLGSRKGRSTLSLNKSVSTNNIAGSLNDDSPVGLRRILSHSTDSLNFRNRAMSIESLNDEGEMYYASMLEELEKDGKDFEADSWSLAVDTSYLQSQRKDIIKRQDVIYELIQTELNHMRTLRIMEGVFRRGMLEEVLMELGVVHAIFPCLDQLLSIHSNFLSQLLQRRNNSLAPSSTRNFTIQKLGDILVEQFSGKNAEEMRKCYVEFCSRHLKAVKLYKELLARDKRFQQFIRRVSRGSLLRRHGVQECILLVTQRITKYPVLIKRILDNTKGNEEESKSLADSLTLIRELLCSVDQQVQELERAQRLQEIQSRLDPRAETKVKGGGVFGGGELLRRRLIHEGALLWKTAQGSRLKDVHVLLMTDILVFMQEKDQKYIFPCLDKPAVLCLQNLIVRDIANQQRGMFLISHSTPPEMYELHAASKDDRNSWMKLIQQTVSNCPSREDFPLIETEDKALLRRLRADIQQKDREVLELLQERVTLFSDLAEASGGQNVNVPTNSRNIFRADTPYAPQAEKLLNDAIVEVDRLSEVLLGSCIERSQAFRLNGESTEVQFTSKTTDKGTISVNGTHEINSPSNKDRNGNQLQDKLLNEEVCQRLVNLSTQLHAVQAAVIKQDSILEVYMQKDLCPTTTVVLEAGSPEGTHGDLAELQRKYNLLQGEVIRLQAAQDKTGDRAPIQLEKQLQELRLKDTVETRDTLISQETAVQVDGVQEDGKMAIFPRAESPRDLQDIPEESECGTEAHS
- the LOC109106344 gene encoding rho guanine nucleotide exchange factor 2-like isoform X2; this translates as MNHWNKEKERKAREKETKERESRYSNGHLFTSLSVSATTLCSACNKSITAKEALSCPTCNVTIHNRCRDTLANCAKMKQKQQRLALVRNAATLPNVALRSKNPILKERPSSAIYPSETLRQSFLGSRKGRSTLSLNKSVSTNNIAGSLNDDSPVGLRRILSHSTDSLNFRNRAMSIESLNDEGEMYYASMLEELEKDGKDFEADSWSLAVDTSYLQSQRKDIIKRQDVIYELIQTELNHMRTLRIMEGVFRRGMLEEVLMELGVVHAIFPCLDQLLSIHSNFLSQLLQRRNNSLAPSSTRNFTIQKLGDILVEQFSGKNAEEMRKCYVEFCSRHLKAVKLYKELLARDKRFQQFIRRVSRGSLLRRHGVQECILLVTQRITKYPVLIKRILDNTKGNEEESKSLADSLTLIRELLCSVDQQVQELERAQRLQEIQSRLDPRAETKVKGGGVFGGGELLRRRLIHEGALLWKTAQGSRLKDVHVLLMTDILVFMQEKDQKYIFPCLDKPAVLCLQNLIVRDIANQQRGMFLISHSTPPEMYELHAASKDDRNSWMKLIQQTVSNCPSREDFPLIETEDKALLRRLRADIQQKDREVLELLQERVTLFSDLAEASGGQNVNVPTNSRNIFRADTPYAPQAEKLLNDAIVEVDRLSEVLLGSCIERSQAFRLNGESTEVQFTSKTTDKGTISVNGTHEINSPSNKDRNGNQLQDKLLNEEVCQRLVNLSTQLHAVQAAVIKQDSILEVYMQKDLCPTTTVVLEAGSPEGTHGDLAELQRKYNLLQGEVIRLQAAQDKTGDRAPIQLEKQLQELRLKDTVETRDTLISQETAVQVDGVQEDGKMAIFPRAESPRDLQDIPEESECGTEAHS